In bacterium, the genomic window TGCGGCAACGGAGGCTCCGCCGCCGACGCCCAGCACTTCGCCGCCGAGCTCGTCGGGCGCTTCGAGACCGAGCGGAGGCCCCTGCCCGCCGTCGCCCTCTCCACCGACTCGAGCAGCCTCACCGCCATCGGCAACGACTACGGCTTCGAGGAGGTTTTCGCCCGCCAGGTCCGCGCCCTGGGCCGCGAGGGTGACGTGCTGGTCGCCATCTCCACCAGCGGTGGCTCGCCCAACGTCCTGGCGGCCGTGGCGGCCGCCCGGGAAAAAAAGATGCGGGTCGTGGCCCTGGCCGGCCGCGACGGCGGGAAACTGGCGCCGGAGGCCGACGCGGCCGTGGTCGTCCGGGCCCAGCGCACCTGCCGCAT contains:
- the gmhA gene encoding D-sedoheptulose 7-phosphate isomerase; translated protein: MGPDELAARELRLAAENFGKIADELAGPVTRAADIIIGALRAGGKILLCGNGGSAADAQHFAAELVGRFETERRPLPAVALSTDSSSLTAIGNDYGFEEVFARQVRALGREGDVLVAISTSGGSPNVLAAVAAAREKKMRVVALAGRDGGKLAPEADAAVVVRAQRTCRIQEGHITCIHVICRLVDEAIGE